The following proteins come from a genomic window of Aspergillus oryzae RIB40 DNA, chromosome 4:
- a CDS encoding uncharacterized protein (predicted protein) has product MSNSEDSPSPENVKWQTTWFALVSLGLAAMMQPCGNVLGQRTKNHRFYIRASPVVCAADMVQFIAFVLLGFSPDPQVWLRNVKFELRERFEGESGAKDREAAENAIIIRWILMIMGAYVFQVIKLVAMRGVPWTQAWAMMFVISILFGEILILLVHFLNLDDGSTSTPPLWRSYRFSNAVDHIGLIAISLQFAISYGSLYIFVHKMNDLLRYKGLPDYVNFTILVIFIGVSLSPSFPGYWRYNSH; this is encoded by the exons ATGAGTAATTCAGAAG ATTCTCCTTCCCCGGAAAATGTGAAATGGCAGACTACATGGTTCGCATTGGTTTCATTGGGACTTGCTGCCATGATGCAGCCGTGTGGAAATGTGCTCGGCCAAAGAACCAAGAACCACCGCTTTTATATCCGTGCCTCACCCGTCGTCTGCGCTGCTGATATGGTGCAATTTATCGCCTTCGTCTTACTTGGATTTAGTCCCGATCCCCAGGTGTGGCTGCGGAATGTCAAATTCGAACTGAGAGAACGATTTGAAGGAGAATCAGGCGCTAAAGACCGAGAGGCCGCTGAGAATGCGATCATTATCCGTTGGATACTGATGATCATGGGCGCCTACGTATTTCAAGTCATCAAGCTGGTGGCGATGCGAGGAGTTCCATGGACCCAAGCTTGGGCAATGATGTTCGTCATCTCCATACTCTTTGGGGAGATTCTCATACTACTTGTACACTTCCTTAACCTCGATGACGGCTCGACCAGTACACCCCCTCTCTGGCGCAGCTACAGGTTCTCCAACGCTGTCGATCACATTGGACTTATTGCAATCTCACTTCAGTTCGCCATTTCATATGGGAGTCTTTATATTTTCGTTCACAAAATGAATGACTTATTACGCTACAAGGGGCTTCCGGATTATGTTAATTTTACTATTCTTGTAATTTTCATTGGGGTTTCCCTTTCACCATCCTTTCCTGGGTATTGGAGGTATAAC TCCCATTGA
- a CDS encoding glutathione S-transferase family protein (predicted protein), which produces MTFTLYGYDGNTRSRVVRIVAAAEGIELNHFEVIPRRGVNKAEYMARFPRSQGKIPGLEGPNIKLTETLSIAMVSTHLTAFLRRLLVILAILTICYVRDQYLASIHGKAKLLGDGSPEQTAEIISWASWANQEFLPTAAQWFRPLIPSPTDQAPYNKDAVEAGKKKTLDSLEYLEKHLEGRQYLVTDHITLADIMLVVYVSRLFEWVLGQQWRDEHPAIMQYFENVVKHDAVRQVIPREDLIFIEEETPIEDPRLRSV; this is translated from the exons ATGACATTCACCCTCTACGGTTATGACGGCAACACGCGATCCCGCGTGGTTCGCATCGTG GCCGCCGCGGAAGGGATTGAGCTGAATCACTTCGAAGTGATCCCTCGTCGTGGCGTGAACAAGGCAGAGTATATGGCGAGGTTTCCCCGCAGCCAGGGCAAGATCCCAGGGCTGGAGGGCCCGAATATCAAATTGACTGAGACGTTGAGTATTGCTATGGTAAGTACTCATCTCACTGCTTTCCTACGTCGCTTATTGGTTATTCTGGCGATATTAACGATCTGCTACGTCCGTGATCAGTATCTCGCCTCCATTCACGGGAAAGCCAAATTACTCGGCGATGGCAGCCCCGAACAAACCGCGGAGATTATTTCATGGGCCAGTTGGGCCAATCAGGAGTTTCTGCCGACAGCTGCTCAATG GTTCCGGCCATTGATCCCCTCTCCCACCGACCAGGCGCCTTATAACAAGGACGCCGTTGAAgcagggaagaagaaaactcTCGATAGTCTTGAATATCTCGAGAAGCATCTGGAGGGTCGACAGTATCTTGTCACGGACCATATTACCCTAGCGGATATCATGCTCGTAGTATATGTCTCGCGACTGTTTGAGTGGGTTCTTGGTCAGCAGTGGAGGGATGAACATCCTGCTATTATGCAGTATTTTGAGAATGTGGTAAAACATGATGCTGTTAGACAGGTTATTCCAAGGGAGGATCTTATCTTTATTGAGGAAGAGACTCCGATTGAGGATCCGAGGTTGAGAAGTGTCTAG
- a CDS encoding uncharacterized protein (aspartate aminotransferase/Glutamic oxaloacetic transaminase AAT1/GOT2): protein MRVTGCFLVPVVVLYRKEGNKLFFPRSIRRSAKYPRIVSMQTLGASGGCHTGAVLLRDLYGPWKRTGKPEIFIPRDSWLNHAFTFKSAGITPHFLPYFNAETASLDFPALSTAIRSLPAQSVVVLQTNAQNPTGCDPSPTQWRELASIFSERGHLAFFDAAYPGLASGDIDTDLECVRLFAEQEIPMVFVATYGKCFGLYCERVGILSIITPDQEVRDRMETQMRLLVRAESGAMPDFGSTIIETILSDERLEQQWRDEVRDMAKDLQHRRRTLRTELERLGTPGDWRHITDQNGFFSYIRLSAEQITGLRIKHHVYLQDSGRISIAGLNSSNIGYVARSIDDVIRTDRMSLPLLVSQLLPPLVSNLQSPFDCQKHCSYTT from the exons ATGCGAGTAACAGGTTGTTTTTTGGTCCCAGTAGTCGTCCTTTACAGGAAGGAAGGTAATAAGCTATTCTTCCCTCGCAGTATTAGGCGGTCGGCTAAATATCCCAGAATCGTATCAATGCAGACACTAGGTGCCAGTGGGGGATGTCACACGGGTGCAGTGTTGCTGAGAGATCTATATGGTCCCTGGAAACGGACCGGAAAACCGGAAATTTTCATTCCGCGTGATTCCTGGT TGAACCATGCATTCACCTTCAAATCCGCTGGAATCACACCTCACTTTCTTCCGTACTTTAACGCGGAGACTGCATCTCTGGATTTTCCAGCTTTGTCGACGGCCATCAGGTCATTGCCCGCCCAATCCGTCGTCGTCCTCCAGACCAATGCTCAGAATCCAACCGGGTGCGACCCGTCGCCGACACAATGGCGAGAGCTAGCCTCTATTTTCTCTGAACGAGGTCATTTGGCGTTCTTTGATGCCGCGTACCCAGGGTTGGCCTCAGGAGATATCGACACGGATCTCGAGTGCGTTCGCTTGTTTGCCGAGCAAGAAATCCCTATGGTGTTTGTTGCAACGTACGGGAAATGCTTTGGCCTGTATTGCGAACGCGTCGggattctctccatcatcacgCCCGATCAAGAAGTGAGAGATAGGATGGAAACACAGATGAGGCTACTTGTGCGAGCGGAGTCGGGCGCTATGCCTGACTTTGGTTCCACGATCATCGAGACCATTTTATCAGACGAGCGTTTAGAACAGCAATGGAGGGACGAAGTCCGCGATATGGCAAAGGACCTCCAGCATCGTCGACGCACATTGAGGACGGAACTGGAGCGCCTGGGAACACCCGGTGACTGGCGGCATATCACCGACCAAAATGGATTCTTTTC ATATATTCGGCTTTCTGCTGAGCAAATCACTGGCCTTCGCATCAAGCATCACGTATACCTTCAGGACTCTGGGAGGATATCCATTGC TGGGCTTAATTCATCCAATATTGGATATGTTGCTCGTAGTATTGACGATGTTATCAGGACGGACA GGATGAGCCTCCCCCTACTCGTATCACAATTGCTGCCACCGCTGG TCTCTAATTTACAATCTCCTTTTGACTGTCAGAAGCACTGCTCCTACACGACATAG
- a CDS encoding uncharacterized protein (predicted protein) produces the protein MARNTRFILVLTLFILFAVAVGDDVEGCPPGLPYSPFIPYFRYPADSAQACWGFAICTFMEADEARKQQYGATALVMGLVPLTLRDIAWPERRTVLVSAPLPFIAATAVRALGLEPTLAADVEEERLRLWLSWMRTGWLTNIKAKSNIMKALFVTVTFVLLLVSYAALALVEIYSKRSALGCPYPIFCLTWCLVGIVPGAVHSLFASWREDKSGRAGRETAVQGADEAWPVQLTWAIYYTAGTLVFTSIMAITVLELFVWVVVMFAVTGASKLLALYISCA, from the exons ATGGCCCGCAATACTCGATTTATCCTCGTTCTTACCTTATTCATACTCTTCGCCGTTGCCGTTGGGGACGATGTCGAAGGCTGTCCCCCAGGGCTGCCATATTCTCCCTTTATTCCATATTTTCGCTATCCGGCCGACTCTGCACAGGCATGCTGGGGCTTTGCTATCTGCACCTTTATGGAAGCCGACGAGGCGCGCAAACAACAGTACGGAGCAACCGCCCTTGTGATGGGCTTGGTGCCACTAACACTACGCGATATCGCCTGGCCCGAGCGACGTACTGTACTGGTCTCTGCCCCGCTACCATTCATCGCTGCGACGGCTGTTAGGGCGCTGGGCTTGGAGCCCACGCTTGCGGCagatgtggaggaggagcgtCTCCGACTGTGGTTGTCATGGATGCGCACGGGGTGGCTCACGAATATCAAAGCGAAATCAAACATCATGAAAGCTCTATTCGTCACTGTTACCTTTGTGCTTCTCCTCGTCTCCTATGCCGCGTTGGCGCTGGTGGAAATATACTCTAAACGGAGTGCACTCGGCTGTCCGTATCCCATCTTTTGTCTGACGTGGTGCCTGGTGGGGATTGTCCCGGGTGCGGTCCACAGCTTGTTTGCCAGCTGGCGGGAAGATAAATCGGGAAGAGCAGGTAGAGAGACGGCGGTGCAGGGAGCAGATGAAGCCTGGCCGGTCCAGCTAACGTGGGCTATCTATTACACTGCAGGCACGCTTGTGTTTACATCAATCATGGCTATTACGGTGTTGGAGCTGTTCGTGTGGGTGGTTGTCATGTTTGCTGTGACTGGGGCTAGCAAGCTCCTCGCTCTTTATATCT CTTGTGCTTAA
- a CDS encoding uncharacterized protein (predicted protein): MHISLRLPRLPSLLESYTCRAFLIFLIPYALLVYFARLTSWRDPTSLFFRENEAYEPSYSNLRAAEGLTLIEEANNATEAPHVKASPNPTMCVGFASVAREGVSYFQSAVGSVLAGLDPVERGDIFLILFIAHTDPTQHPVYSERWVHELVDKVLLYDENDIDIDHIRSLETAEARTLALEKGLLDYTYLLKACTAIGTPYTVMLEDDIIALDGWYHRTKEAISAVERQTAEKKASKCEF; encoded by the coding sequence ATGCACATATCGCTAAGGCTTCCGAGGCTGCCCTCCCTCCTCGAGTCCTATACATGCCGTgctttcctcatctttctGATTCCATATGCACTTCTAGTATACTTTGCGCGCCTAACAAGTTGGCGAGACCCAACATCACTTTTCTTCCGAGAAAATGAGGCCTACGAGCCTTCATATTCTAATTTACGTGCGGCGGAGGGTTTGACATTGATCGAAGAAGCTAACAATGCGACGGAGGCTCCCCACGTCAAGGCATCTCCGAACCCTACGATGTGTGTAGGGTTTGCCTCCGTCGCACGGGAGGGTGTAAGCTACTTCCAGAGTGCGGTCGGATCGGTGCTGGCGGGGCTTGATCCTGTAGAGAGAGGTGATATATTTCTCATTCTATTCATTGCCCATACAGATCCCACACAGCACCCGGTCTACTCGGAGCGATGGGTGCATGAGCTGGTTGATAAAGTTCTGCTCTATGATGAAAACGATATTGATATCGACCACATCCGCAGTCTTGAAACAGCCGAGGCCAGGACTCTAGCTCTCGAGAAAGGTTTACTGGACTACACCTATCTTCTAAAAGCATGTACAGCTAtcggtactccgtacactgTTATGCttgaggatgatatcatCGCTCTGGATGGCTGGTATCATAGAACAAAGGAAGCCATCAGTGCTGTCGAGCGGCAAACAGCTGAGAAGAAAGCATCGAAATGTGAGTTCTGA
- a CDS encoding uncharacterized protein (transferrin receptor and related proteins containing the protease-associated (PA) domain) — MRLQLPEVAIATLLLGEVGAVQLPLLQSQVPITSDKELVSSSAFQSHVKAENLLKRAKELSKIADLGEEEYNHPTRVIGSKGHLGTIDYIYSTLAKLGDYYTITNQSFPAVTGNVFESRLVLGDAVPESAAPMGLTPPTKNKQPVHAPLVAVSNFGCDASDFPSDVSGAIALISRGTCPFGTKSELAGKAGAVAAVVYNNEKGSLSGTLGNPTPDHVATWGLSDEDAAPILEKLEKGEEVDGIAYMDAIVETIHTTNIIAQTTEGDPENCVMLGGHSDSVAEGPGINDDGSGSLTLLELATLLTQYRVNNCVRFAWWAGEEEGLLGSDYYVSVLTPEENLKIRLFMDYDMLGSPNFAYQVYNATNSVNPVGSEELRDLYVDFYNDHDLNYTYIPFDGRSDYDAFIRHGIPGGGIATGAEGIKTPEEQEMFGGVAGAWYDPCYHQICDVVGNVNLTAWELNTKLVAHSVATYARSFEGFPKRTKDSITAFATENNKYHGPRLVL; from the exons ATGCGACTACAGCTTCCAGAGGTAGCAATTGCTACCCTACTCCTTGGCGAAGTAGGGGCAGTCCAACTTCCTCTGTTGCAATCCCAGGTTCCCATCACCTCCGACAAGGAGCTGGTCAGCTCCTCCGCGTTTCAGAGTCACGTTAAAGCTGAGAACCTCTTGAAGAGAGCGAAAGAACTGTCCAAGATCGCCGActtgggagaggaggaatatAATCACCCGACTCGGGTCATTGGAAGCAAAG GACACCTCGGAACCATTGACTACATCTACTCGACGCTTGCGAAGTTGGGTGACTACtacaccatcaccaaccaGTCCTTTCCCGCCGTGACGGGCAATGTTTTCGAATCCCGCCTGGTCCTCGGCGACGCTGTACCTGAATCGGCGGCACCCATGGGATTGACTCCTCCTACCAAGAACAAACAACCCGTACATGCCCCCCTAGTAGCGGTTTCGAACTTCGGGTGTGACGCGTCTGATTTCCCATCGGATGTGTCTGGCGCTATTGCCCTCATTAGTCGTGGGACCTGTCCGTTCGGTACGAAGTCGGAGTTGGCTGGAAAAGCCGGTGCTGTTGCGGCCGTGGTATATAACAACGAAAAGGGTAGCCTGAGTGGGACCCTTGGTAACCCTACACCGGACCATGTTGCTACCTGGGGTCtttctgatgaagatgctgcGCCTATTTTGGAGAAACTAGAGAAGGGCGAGGAGGTCGATGGTATCGCCTACATGGATGCCATCGTCGAGACCATTCATACGACCAACATCATCGCCCAGACGACCGAGGGCGATCCCGAGAACTGTGTGATGCTCGGTGGCCACAGTGACAGCGTTGCCGAAGGACCAGGCATCAACGATGATGGCTCTGGTAGCTTGACACTCCTGGAACTCGCAACCCTGCTGACTCAATACCGGGTGAACAACTGCGTGCGTTTTGCATGGTGGGccggtgaagaggaaggtcTCCTTGGATCGGACTACTATGTTTCCGTTCTCACTCCCGAGGAGAACCTGAAGATTCGTTTGTTCATGGACTACGATATGCTTGGCTCCCCGAACTTTGCGTACCAGGTTTACAACGCCACCAATTCGGTAAACCCGGTCGGATCCGAGGAGTTGCGTGACCTGTACGTCGATTTCTATAATGACCACGACCTCAATTACACCTATATTCCGTTCGATGGTCGCAGTGACTATGACGCTTTCATCCGTCACGGTATTCCTGGAGGCGGTATTGCCACTGGAGCCGAGGGTATCAAGACAccggaggagcaggagatgTTCGGTGGTGTTGCCGGCGCCTGGTATGATCCATGCTATCACCAGATCTGTGATGTTGTGGGCAATGTGAATTTGACGGCATGGGAGTTGAACACCAAG CTTGTTGCCCACTCTGTGGCCACCTATGCCAGATCCTTTGAAGGATTTCCTAAGCGGACGAAGGATTCCATTACTGCCTTTGCTACGGAGAATAACAAGTACCATGGGCCGCGGCTCGTACTTTAA
- a CDS encoding uncharacterized protein (predicted protein), translating into MLPISEGVHEMPKFGCCSQGFVFPHSRIKDLVSWYESKGIGYVDMLTEDYANQNGELRWALTPSVLQHVGSKSSKTNSPVPQKGIRTIPEKLWNFAFEKNDVDSCAVYSASKQVSGCA; encoded by the exons ATGCTACCAATCTCAGAAGGCGTGCATGAGATGCCTAAATTCGGCTGCTGCTCCCAGGGATTCGTCTTTCCACACAGCCGTATCAAGGACCTGGTATCCTGGTACGAGTCAAAAGGCATTGGCTATGTCGACATGCTCACGGAGGATTATGCGAACCAAAATGGGGAATTACGTTGGGCATTGACACCCAGTGTATTGCAGCATGTTGGGAGCAAGAGCTCCAAGACCAATAGTCCTGTCCCGCAAAAGGGCATCCGTACTATCCCGGAGAAGTTGTGGAATTTTGCATTTGAGAAAAATGAT GTCGATAGTTGCGCCGTGTACTCGGCGTCAAAGCAAGTTTCGGGTTGTGCT TGA